The DNA sequence GCTCATCGGCCAGGGCATCCGGCTCTTCGGTCCGTTGGAGAAGGACATCCCCTTGAAGCTGGTGGAGAGCCGCAACGTTCCGGGCGGGCTGGTGCAGAGCGAATACGTGCGGCGGTGAGGCGGCCCAAGTGTCGATCGCACCGGACCGTCACTTTTCAGGCGGGTTCCTTCCCGCCCTTCACCAGCAGCCATACGGCAAAGGCCATTTCGCCCAGGATGCTGGGAACGGCCACCAGCATGAGGAAGGTCTCCGCATGCACCGCGTAGTTGGGCAGCAGGAAGTGTGCGCAGGTGTCCACCGCGTACATGATGCCCGCGATGGCGAGGAAGAGGGCGATGAAGCGCGGCCGCCCAAGGATGCGGGCCAGCAGCAGCAGGTGGAAGCCGAAGAAGAAGAGGCCGATCAGCCAGATGGTGTTGAAGACCTCCACCTGATGCAGAACGGCCTCGGCGGTGGTCTCCTGCAAGGCGAACGGCAATGCGAAGACGGCCACGGCCATGATGGCGGCGTGCATCATGCGGAAGAGCATGGCAGGCAAGGAGAGGGCGTGGTCCTTGAAGAGCACGTACAGCGCCCAGGCGACCACCACATCGAACACCACGGTGACCATGAACGCGATGATGCCCGCACGCACCAGCATGTGCTGGCCGGTGACCGCCGCCACCGGGTCGGCCTTGATGCGCTCGAGCATCATGAAGTTGGCGAAG is a window from the Flavobacteriales bacterium genome containing:
- a CDS encoding DUF4386 domain-containing protein — its product is MTHRSLSILAGISYWIIFFAAIFANFMMLERIKADPVAAVTGQHMLVRAGIIAFMVTVVFDVVVAWALYVLFKDHALSLPAMLFRMMHAAIMAVAVFALPFALQETTAEAVLHQVEVFNTIWLIGLFFFGFHLLLLARILGRPRFIALFLAIAGIMYAVDTCAHFLLPNYAVHAETFLMLVAVPSILGEMAFAVWLLVKGGKEPA